In the Clostridium sporogenes genome, one interval contains:
- a CDS encoding nucleotide sugar dehydrogenase: MSQLKRDLITKLENKTAKLGVVGLGYVGLPLAVEKAKAGFEVIGFDVQDKKVELVNEGKNYIGDIVDNELADLVKEGKLKATTDFSFVSEVDAVAICVPTPLDLYKQPDISYVVSSTKSIAKHIHKGMLVVLESTTYPGTTEEILKPILEDTGLKCGKDFFLGFSPERVDPGNKQFKTKNTPKVVGGCTKDCTEVAAMLYRSVLEGEVYVVSSPAVAEMEKILENTFRNINIGLANEMAILCKKMNIDVFEVIDAAKTKPYGFMAFYPGPGLGGHCIPLDPFYLEWKAKEYDFHTRLIEVSGEINDRMPEFVVENAMKLLNEDKKAMNGSKVLLLGAAYKNDIDDMRESPTLKVIEHLEENGANVQVNDPYIPEFKHKGKLYKSVDLEKGLEEADIVIITTNHSCYDYEHIVEKAKILYDTRNATKDVKNNREKIHKL; encoded by the coding sequence ATGTCACAATTAAAAAGGGATTTAATAACTAAATTAGAAAATAAAACAGCTAAATTAGGCGTAGTAGGATTAGGATATGTAGGGCTTCCACTAGCTGTAGAGAAAGCTAAAGCTGGATTTGAAGTTATAGGTTTTGATGTTCAAGATAAAAAAGTAGAATTAGTTAACGAAGGTAAAAACTATATAGGCGATATAGTTGACAATGAGTTAGCTGATTTGGTTAAAGAAGGAAAATTAAAGGCGACTACAGATTTTTCTTTTGTTAGCGAAGTGGATGCAGTAGCTATATGTGTACCAACACCATTAGATTTATATAAACAACCTGATATATCTTATGTAGTTAGTTCAACTAAAAGTATTGCAAAACATATTCATAAAGGTATGCTTGTAGTTCTTGAAAGTACAACATATCCAGGAACAACAGAAGAAATTTTAAAACCAATACTTGAAGACACAGGATTAAAATGTGGAAAAGATTTCTTCTTAGGATTTTCACCAGAGAGAGTTGATCCAGGTAATAAACAATTTAAAACTAAAAATACACCTAAAGTTGTAGGTGGTTGTACAAAAGATTGTACAGAAGTGGCTGCTATGCTTTATAGAAGCGTTTTAGAGGGAGAGGTATATGTAGTATCTTCACCAGCAGTAGCTGAAATGGAAAAAATATTAGAGAACACATTTAGAAATATAAATATAGGATTAGCTAATGAAATGGCTATATTATGTAAAAAAATGAATATAGATGTATTTGAAGTTATAGATGCAGCTAAAACAAAACCTTATGGATTTATGGCATTTTATCCAGGTCCAGGTCTTGGAGGACACTGCATACCACTAGATCCTTTCTATTTAGAATGGAAAGCTAAAGAATATGATTTCCATACAAGATTAATTGAAGTATCAGGAGAAATTAATGACCGTATGCCTGAATTTGTAGTAGAAAATGCTATGAAGTTATTAAATGAAGATAAAAAGGCTATGAATGGATCAAAGGTTTTATTACTAGGTGCTGCTTATAAAAATGATATAGATGATATGAGAGAATCTCCAACATTAAAAGTAATAGAACATTTAGAAGAAAATGGAGCTAATGTACAAGTTAATGATCCATATATACCTGAATTTAAACATAAAGGTAAATTATATAAATCAGTAGACTTAGAAAAAGGATTAGAAGAAGCTGATATTGTAATTATAACTACAAACCATAGTTGCTATGATTATGAACACATAGTAGAAAAAGCTAAAATTTTATATGATACAAGAAATGCTACAAAGGATGTAAAAAATAATAGAGAAAAAATACACAAACTATAA
- a CDS encoding Gfo/Idh/MocA family oxidoreductase, with product MKKLKFAIVGCGRISYKHVEAIINNKEEAELVAVCDVLEEKAIEKKNDYISKLDEAVNVNIYADYKEMLEKEDIDVVTIATESGYHPEIAINCMDKKKHIICEKPMALSIDDADKMIESAKKNNVKLCVSHQNRFNKPIQQLRRAVEANRFGRLVNGTARILWNRNMGYYHQAPWRGTWELDGGTLMNQCIHNIDLLQWMMGGEIDTVYAQCDTFLRDIEAEDFGAIVIRFKNGAIGMIEGSACVYPKNLEETLSVFGEKGTACIGGLAVNKIETWKFEDGTENEEEDILKAQEGDPDSVYGFGHTPLFKDTIDAIKEDRSPLVSGEEGKKGMAIILAAYKSRLTGMPVKFPFNNFSTMDMVNVEKINK from the coding sequence ATGAAAAAATTAAAATTTGCTATTGTTGGTTGCGGAAGAATTTCTTATAAACATGTTGAAGCTATAATAAATAATAAAGAAGAAGCTGAATTAGTAGCAGTTTGTGATGTGCTTGAAGAAAAAGCTATAGAGAAGAAAAATGATTATATATCAAAATTAGATGAAGCAGTTAATGTAAATATATATGCAGATTATAAAGAAATGTTGGAAAAGGAAGATATAGATGTAGTTACTATAGCTACAGAAAGTGGATATCACCCAGAAATAGCTATAAACTGTATGGATAAGAAAAAACACATAATATGTGAAAAACCTATGGCATTATCTATAGATGATGCAGATAAAATGATAGAATCAGCAAAGAAAAATAATGTTAAGCTTTGTGTAAGTCATCAAAATAGATTTAATAAACCAATACAACAATTAAGAAGAGCAGTAGAAGCTAATAGATTCGGAAGATTAGTAAATGGTACTGCAAGAATATTATGGAATAGAAATATGGGATACTATCATCAAGCTCCATGGAGAGGAACTTGGGAACTTGATGGTGGTACTTTGATGAATCAATGTATACACAATATAGATTTACTTCAATGGATGATGGGTGGAGAAATTGATACAGTTTACGCTCAATGTGACACTTTTTTAAGAGATATAGAAGCAGAAGACTTTGGAGCTATAGTAATAAGATTTAAAAATGGAGCTATAGGAATGATTGAAGGAAGTGCTTGTGTATATCCTAAAAATTTAGAAGAAACTTTAAGTGTATTTGGAGAAAAAGGTACAGCCTGCATAGGTGGACTTGCCGTTAATAAAATAGAAACTTGGAAATTTGAAGATGGAACAGAAAATGAAGAAGAAGATATATTAAAAGCTCAAGAGGGAGATCCGGATTCAGTATATGGTTTTGGCCATACTCCATTATTTAAAGATACAATAGATGCTATAAAAGAAGATAGATCACCTCTAGTAAGTGGTGAAGAAGGTAAAAAAGGTATGGCAATAATATTAGCCGCTTATAAATCAAGGCTTACAGGTATGCCAGTTAAATTCCCATTTAACAATTTTTCAACCATGGATATGGTAAATGTAGAAAAGATAAATAAATAA
- a CDS encoding N-acetyltransferase — translation MEMNYISPKSKLGNNVQIGRFAVIEDDVVIGENCIIGHNVIIHKGTVMGNNVRVDDNAVIGKEPMRSVNSIFKDNKKFEPCQINDECLIGAGVIVYIGSKIGNKTLVADLAVIREDVSIGERTIIGKGATIENFCTVGSNCKIQTNVYLTAYSEVEDYVFIAPCVVTSNDNYAARSKERFGKFKGVTVKKGGRIGAGAVVLPGKTINEDGFAAAGSLITKDVEKAKIVAGAPAKIFKDVPQEQLLENQ, via the coding sequence ATGGAAATGAATTATATATCACCAAAATCTAAATTAGGTAATAACGTTCAAATAGGAAGATTTGCTGTTATAGAAGATGATGTAGTTATAGGTGAAAATTGTATTATAGGACATAATGTAATTATACATAAAGGAACAGTTATGGGCAATAATGTAAGGGTAGATGATAATGCTGTAATAGGAAAAGAGCCTATGAGATCAGTAAATAGTATATTTAAAGATAATAAAAAATTTGAACCATGTCAAATTAATGATGAATGCCTAATAGGAGCAGGAGTAATAGTATATATAGGATCTAAAATAGGTAACAAAACTTTAGTTGCCGATTTAGCTGTTATAAGAGAAGATGTATCTATAGGAGAGAGAACTATAATAGGAAAAGGGGCAACTATAGAAAACTTTTGTACAGTAGGTTCTAATTGTAAAATTCAAACTAATGTATATTTAACAGCATATTCAGAAGTAGAAGATTATGTTTTTATTGCTCCTTGTGTAGTAACATCTAATGATAATTATGCTGCTCGATCAAAAGAAAGATTTGGAAAATTTAAAGGAGTTACAGTTAAAAAGGGTGGAAGAATAGGAGCAGGTGCAGTTGTATTGCCAGGAAAAACAATAAATGAAGATGGTTTTGCAGCAGCAGGAAGTTTAATAACTAAAGATGTAGAAAAAGCCAAAATAGTTGCAGGAGCTCCAGCAAAAATATTTAAGGATGTACCGCAAGAACAATTGTTGGAAAATCAGTAG
- a CDS encoding glycosyltransferase family 4 protein yields MKTKICHISTAHPTFDTRIYHKECRTIAKNGDDIYLLIANDKDEISDDVKIVHLPKKNGRFYRFFKKRKIAFKKAVEIDADIYHFHDPELIPVGIKLKRLGKKVIYDVHEDVPKQILTKEWLKSDIIRNLVSNIFNKYEKKASNNFDKIVCVSEDIAKNFDMNKTVIIRNFPVISDIDSIKAIDIEKKVPIVIYVGGLTKIRGIKEVIDAMELLNGEVKLWLLGKWENKSYEEECMKSKGWKYVEYFGLIPQKEAYSYMKKADIGIVNFWPVDNHVSALPNKPFEYMACELPMIMSDFKYWNCVFKDCFLGIDPKNPEDISRKIQKLLVDKKLMKQLGENGRNFVLEKYSWESEGKILLNAYKELKNN; encoded by the coding sequence ATGAAAACTAAAATTTGTCATATATCTACAGCGCATCCTACATTTGATACTAGAATATATCATAAAGAATGTAGGACCATTGCAAAAAATGGGGATGATATATATTTATTAATAGCAAACGATAAAGATGAAATCTCAGATGATGTAAAAATAGTTCATCTTCCAAAGAAAAATGGTAGGTTTTATAGGTTTTTTAAAAAGAGAAAAATAGCTTTTAAAAAAGCTGTAGAAATTGATGCAGATATATACCATTTTCATGACCCGGAATTAATACCTGTAGGTATAAAATTGAAGAGGTTAGGTAAGAAAGTTATATATGATGTACATGAGGATGTACCTAAGCAGATATTAACTAAAGAATGGTTAAAAAGCGATATTATAAGAAACCTAGTATCTAATATCTTTAATAAATATGAAAAAAAGGCATCTAATAATTTTGATAAAATAGTATGTGTTTCAGAGGATATTGCTAAGAACTTTGATATGAATAAAACCGTAATAATTAGAAATTTTCCTGTTATTTCAGATATTGATTCTATAAAAGCTATAGATATAGAAAAGAAAGTACCTATCGTAATATATGTTGGTGGATTAACTAAAATAAGAGGAATAAAAGAAGTTATTGATGCAATGGAACTTTTAAATGGTGAAGTTAAGTTATGGCTTTTAGGGAAATGGGAAAATAAAAGTTATGAAGAAGAGTGCATGAAGTCAAAGGGATGGAAGTATGTAGAGTATTTTGGACTAATACCACAAAAAGAAGCATACTCTTATATGAAAAAAGCAGATATTGGGATAGTTAATTTTTGGCCTGTGGATAATCATGTATCAGCATTACCTAATAAACCATTTGAGTATATGGCCTGTGAATTACCTATGATTATGTCAGATTTTAAATATTGGAATTGTGTATTTAAAGATTGTTTTTTAGGGATAGATCCTAAAAATCCTGAAGATATATCTAGAAAAATACAAAAATTATTAGTTGATAAAAAGTTAATGAAACAACTAGGGGAAAACGGCAGAAATTTTGTTTTAGAAAAGTATTCATGGGAAAGTGAAGGTAAGATACTTTTAAATGCTTATAAGGAACTAAAAAACAATTAA
- the wecB gene encoding UDP-N-acetylglucosamine 2-epimerase (non-hydrolyzing): MKILTVVGARPQFIKAAAVSNIIRKEHKEILVHTGQHYDKNMSKVFFEELQIPKPDYNLEIGSGNHGEQTGKMLIDLEKIYLKEKPDLVLVYGDTNSTLAGALCASKLLIPVAHVEAGLRSFNMNMPEEQNRILTDHISKLLFVPTVTAEDNLHNEGINQNVHNVGDVMFDAVLHFKKLAEEKESILNKISIKSGEYILTTIHRAENTNDINRLKNIIEALNESGKKIVLPLHPRTKKYIEDYNLQFSNNIKLIEPVGYLDMITLEMNSQKIVTDSGGVQKEAFFMKKPCITMRDETEWVETVKNGWNIVVGTDKNKILNSILNFQPNGYQKSIFGDGKASYKILDIINNVFK; encoded by the coding sequence ATGAAGATATTAACTGTAGTTGGTGCACGCCCTCAGTTTATAAAGGCAGCTGCCGTATCTAATATAATAAGAAAAGAACATAAAGAAATATTAGTTCATACTGGGCAACATTATGATAAGAATATGTCTAAAGTATTTTTTGAAGAGTTACAAATACCTAAGCCAGATTATAATTTAGAAATAGGTTCTGGAAATCATGGTGAGCAAACTGGAAAAATGCTTATAGATTTAGAAAAAATATATTTAAAAGAAAAACCAGATTTAGTATTAGTGTATGGTGATACTAATTCTACATTAGCTGGGGCTTTGTGTGCCAGTAAATTGTTAATACCTGTAGCTCATGTAGAAGCTGGACTTAGAAGTTTTAATATGAATATGCCAGAAGAACAAAATAGAATTCTTACAGATCACATATCTAAATTATTATTTGTTCCTACAGTTACAGCAGAAGATAATCTTCATAATGAGGGTATTAATCAAAATGTTCATAATGTAGGAGATGTAATGTTTGATGCCGTATTGCATTTTAAAAAGTTAGCAGAAGAAAAGGAAAGTATATTAAATAAAATTTCTATAAAATCTGGAGAATATATTTTAACAACAATACATAGAGCAGAAAACACTAATGATATAAATAGATTAAAGAATATAATAGAAGCGCTAAATGAAAGTGGAAAGAAAATAGTATTACCACTTCATCCGAGAACTAAAAAATACATAGAAGATTATAATTTGCAATTTAGTAATAATATAAAATTAATAGAACCAGTAGGATATCTTGATATGATTACTTTAGAAATGAATTCTCAAAAAATAGTTACTGATAGTGGCGGTGTTCAAAAGGAAGCTTTCTTTATGAAAAAACCATGTATAACTATGAGAGATGAAACAGAATGGGTAGAAACTGTTAAAAATGGGTGGAATATAGTGGTTGGAACTGATAAAAATAAAATTTTAAATTCCATATTAAATTTTCAACCTAATGGGTATCAAAAGAGCATTTTTGGTGATGGAAAAGCTTCTTATAAAATTTTAGATATAATAAATAATGTATTTAAATAG
- a CDS encoding ABC transporter substrate-binding protein → MEKKRKNLYLIFTSIICLLLIILSTLYKLDLSKKESNNSDYDFLKDKTIVRIWLPKDRVSNTREYQAQKFNEKHKDVYIMLSLYDNRDYGNILKTALAAEKGPDIMMYGFFELIKDNYIKNLDTIDNMKPDDFVYFNGNPIGVRLNEENVKFIWNKEIFKKAGLDPNKPPQNWDELIEYSRKIKKQFPDIVPFQFPIMEYEDFKQSIGEPSVNLDNVYTSFWDYKNGEYKFDSSRNILNIYNKLYKENLLDTEFDKKSKKDIRTNFYQGNVAMQLSTFEDKGYFSNIIPLNFEVGINNLPKFKESNGDKQYYLSNSNFLCINNYIMEKSKKEQEAVKEVFQWLVSEDTNKEILNTRMAISPTIKEAQVKNDIYKEYNEVSNFKTEVSDPSIFISRDSAKTVKLSVDAIKGNKPVDEVIKELNYAYKEYCDLTQKYRKIQLNTFKK, encoded by the coding sequence ATGGAGAAAAAACGTAAAAATTTATATTTAATATTTACTAGTATAATTTGTTTACTTCTAATTATATTATCTACTTTATATAAATTGGATTTAAGTAAAAAGGAAAGTAATAATAGTGACTATGATTTTTTAAAGGATAAAACTATAGTTAGAATTTGGTTGCCTAAGGATAGAGTTTCAAATACAAGAGAGTACCAAGCTCAAAAATTTAATGAAAAACATAAAGATGTTTATATTATGTTAAGTTTATATGACAATAGAGATTATGGTAATATACTAAAAACCGCTTTAGCAGCAGAAAAAGGCCCGGATATAATGATGTATGGTTTTTTTGAGTTAATTAAGGATAATTATATCAAAAATTTAGATACTATAGATAATATGAAGCCAGATGATTTTGTATATTTTAATGGTAATCCTATTGGTGTAAGATTGAATGAAGAAAATGTAAAATTTATATGGAACAAGGAAATATTTAAAAAAGCGGGGCTTGATCCAAATAAACCACCACAAAATTGGGACGAATTAATAGAATATAGTAGGAAAATAAAAAAACAATTTCCAGATATAGTACCATTTCAATTCCCAATTATGGAATATGAAGATTTTAAGCAATCTATAGGGGAACCAAGTGTTAATCTAGATAATGTGTATACATCATTTTGGGATTATAAAAATGGTGAATACAAATTTGATTCATCTAGAAATATTTTAAATATATATAACAAACTATATAAGGAAAATTTATTAGATACTGAATTTGATAAAAAAAGTAAAAAGGATATAAGAACAAATTTTTATCAAGGCAATGTAGCAATGCAATTATCTACTTTTGAAGATAAAGGATATTTTTCTAATATAATACCTTTGAATTTTGAGGTAGGTATAAATAATTTACCTAAATTTAAAGAGTCTAATGGAGATAAACAATATTATTTATCTAATTCAAATTTTTTATGTATTAATAATTATATAATGGAAAAAAGTAAAAAAGAACAAGAGGCAGTAAAGGAAGTTTTTCAGTGGTTAGTGTCAGAAGATACTAATAAAGAAATTTTAAATACTAGAATGGCAATATCTCCTACGATAAAAGAAGCACAGGTTAAAAATGATATTTATAAAGAATATAATGAAGTTTCAAATTTTAAAACCGAGGTGTCAGATCCATCAATATTTATATCTAGAGATTCAGCTAAAACAGTAAAACTTTCTGTAGACGCCATCAAAGGCAATAAACCAGTAGATGAAGTCATAAAAGAACTTAATTATGCCTATAAAGAATATTGTGATTTAACTCAAAAATATAGAAAAATACAACTAAATACATTTAAAAAATAA
- a CDS encoding O-antigen ligase family protein, which yields MKYYLQRMLQYNKKVLGCSFLLSFIIAILNISGNSKKDIFMLFTATFLLLNEIYLSFKDVKKSVLLFLISLPFFVTARKFVQIDFFVFKISFETIYISIIFIYNIKNIFINIKNKLKNCDKSTFKFYILIAIFVLFVYNSNVYSVYFWKSMADTYLGVVTPIMFMLIIISLFDQNDIKNLLYSVIFSVNLSCLYGFVQIFKDGISLHNINKNRALLTFGYHNVNIFAGILVTVMPFVLEYILYNKKSKAEKRFFYSSLFIQTIALLITFTRGAWLSALIALFLILISKKYKKLVIAMVIIGAILIKPAMSFILTRGNNVSSFLENESSIARIQSIYTDARIIKDYPFGVGMSSFPEYYKEFATRGYLMMPEGLRWKVKAAHYMLEHAHNLVLQIGVEFGVISLLTYILIMLNRLKVAFKDYSKNRSLIVSLVTYLIFSTLTGNEFNHKGVITGTIIIFLILGLIEVNNSKGRINN from the coding sequence ATGAAATATTACTTACAGAGAATGTTACAGTATAATAAAAAAGTACTTGGATGTAGTTTTTTGTTATCTTTTATAATAGCTATTTTGAATATTAGTGGAAATAGTAAAAAAGATATTTTTATGTTATTTACTGCTACTTTTTTACTATTAAATGAAATATATTTGTCTTTTAAAGATGTAAAAAAATCAGTATTATTATTTTTAATTTCTTTGCCATTTTTTGTTACAGCACGTAAATTTGTTCAAATAGATTTTTTCGTATTTAAAATATCATTCGAAACTATATATATCAGCATTATTTTTATATACAATATAAAAAATATTTTTATTAATATAAAAAATAAGTTGAAAAATTGTGATAAAAGCACATTTAAATTTTACATATTAATAGCCATATTTGTATTATTCGTATATAATTCAAATGTATATTCTGTTTATTTTTGGAAAAGTATGGCGGATACATATTTGGGTGTAGTTACACCAATTATGTTTATGTTAATTATAATAAGTTTATTTGATCAAAATGATATAAAAAATTTACTTTATTCTGTAATTTTTAGTGTTAATTTAAGTTGTTTGTATGGATTTGTACAAATATTTAAGGATGGTATATCTTTACACAATATAAATAAAAATAGAGCGCTATTAACATTTGGATATCACAATGTTAATATATTTGCAGGAATTTTAGTTACTGTGATGCCTTTTGTATTAGAATATATTTTATATAATAAAAAAAGCAAAGCTGAAAAAAGATTCTTCTATAGTTCTTTATTTATACAAACTATAGCATTATTAATAACTTTTACTAGGGGAGCTTGGTTAAGTGCGCTTATAGCTTTATTTTTAATTTTAATAAGTAAGAAATATAAAAAATTAGTAATAGCTATGGTAATTATAGGAGCTATATTAATTAAGCCAGCAATGTCATTTATATTAACTAGAGGTAATAATGTATCAAGCTTTTTAGAAAATGAATCTTCAATAGCTAGAATTCAATCTATATATACAGATGCTAGAATTATTAAAGATTATCCATTTGGAGTAGGAATGAGTAGTTTCCCCGAATATTATAAGGAATTTGCAACTAGGGGATATTTAATGATGCCAGAAGGGTTAAGATGGAAAGTTAAGGCAGCACATTATATGCTTGAACATGCACATAATTTAGTATTACAAATAGGAGTGGAATTTGGAGTAATTTCTTTATTAACATATATATTGATTATGTTAAACAGATTAAAGGTTGCTTTTAAAGATTATAGTAAGAACAGAAGTTTAATTGTATCATTAGTAACATATCTTATTTTCTCTACTTTAACTGGAAACGAATTTAATCATAAAGGTGTAATAACTGGTACAATCATAATATTTTTAATATTAGGATTGATTGAAGTTAATAATTCTAAAGGTCGTATAAATAATTAG
- a CDS encoding glycosyltransferase family 2 protein, with product MNRAKVTTVSVVIPCKNEVGYIEKCLNSFVNQNYPKELYEVLVCDGISTDGTQDIVKKYEENYKNVKLVLNEGITAPKGMNLGIKNSMADVIIIFGAHAYADKDFIKKNIEFLSKNSNIGCVGGPIETLNNSNKGKAIALAMSSPFGVGNALFRYAKKETFVDTVAFGAYRRSVLDEIGYFDEELVRNQDDEINYRVVKNGYKILLSPEIKSFYYSRDSLKKLWRQYFQYGFWKVKVMQKHGRTASIRHLVPMSFVLTNILGFLLGMFFKPIFILWVIELLTYLLSDLIFSYRVSKDEKGVLKYIPIIFPILHISYGLGFLQGLLAFYVIKSKKSIENNKKTSR from the coding sequence ATGAACAGAGCGAAGGTTACAACAGTTTCAGTTGTTATTCCTTGTAAAAATGAAGTGGGATATATAGAAAAATGTTTAAATTCTTTTGTTAATCAAAATTATCCTAAAGAATTATATGAAGTTTTAGTTTGTGATGGTATATCTACAGACGGTACCCAGGATATAGTTAAAAAATATGAAGAAAATTATAAAAATGTAAAGTTAGTATTAAATGAAGGAATAACTGCTCCTAAAGGAATGAATTTAGGTATAAAGAATAGTATGGCAGATGTAATTATTATATTTGGAGCACATGCTTATGCAGATAAAGATTTTATTAAAAAAAATATAGAATTTCTATCAAAGAATTCAAATATAGGATGTGTCGGAGGACCAATAGAAACATTAAACAATTCTAATAAAGGAAAAGCTATAGCATTAGCTATGAGTTCTCCATTTGGGGTAGGTAATGCTTTATTTAGATATGCTAAAAAAGAAACATTTGTAGATACAGTTGCATTTGGAGCATATAGAAGAAGTGTTTTAGATGAAATAGGATATTTTGATGAAGAACTTGTTAGAAATCAGGATGATGAAATAAATTATAGAGTTGTTAAAAATGGATATAAAATATTACTCTCTCCGGAAATTAAATCTTTCTATTATAGTAGGGATTCGTTGAAAAAATTATGGAGACAATATTTTCAATATGGATTTTGGAAAGTAAAAGTTATGCAAAAGCATGGTAGAACGGCGTCTATAAGACATTTGGTACCTATGTCTTTTGTATTAACTAATATATTAGGATTTTTATTAGGAATGTTTTTTAAGCCTATTTTTATTTTATGGGTTATAGAATTACTGACTTATTTATTAAGTGATTTAATATTTTCTTATAGAGTCAGTAAAGATGAAAAAGGTGTATTGAAATATATACCAATAATTTTTCCAATATTACATATTAGTTATGGTTTAGGGTTTTTACAAGGTTTATTAGCTTTTTATGTTATAAAATCTAAAAAATCTATAGAAAATAATAAAAAAACATCAAGATAA
- a CDS encoding glycosyltransferase: MNILILSHMYPSTFNRISGIFVHKQVKELVSLGCNVKVISPIPWAGFPLNKISKKWNEYSRVPLKDKIDGIEVYYPRYIEFPKGYSFHKSGQRMYKGVKELAYELNKKFKFDIIHSNVALPDGYCGMLLSQNFNIPHVITIHGQDFQNTINKSEVLRNRVFEVLNSGDQIITVSTKLKNIVKDYSVYKKIQVINNGVDINEIIENEYVYSEEIPNIDILSVSNLIKTKGIDINIKAMSKLVKKYPNLKYYIIGDGVERANLNKLVEKYNLQKNVSFLGKLDHKDVIKYMRKCRIFSLPSWKEGFGVVYVEAMIQGIPVIGIKGEGIEDVIKHRENGFLVEPNNVENLVDIIDNLLVNKDIADNIGKNAKKTIIEGFTWKHNAQKTFKLYESVINKRIY; the protein is encoded by the coding sequence ATGAATATTTTAATTTTATCACATATGTACCCTTCAACATTTAATAGAATATCTGGAATTTTTGTACATAAACAAGTTAAAGAGTTAGTTTCTTTAGGCTGTAATGTTAAAGTTATTTCTCCTATACCTTGGGCTGGATTCCCCTTAAACAAGATAAGCAAAAAATGGAATGAATATTCTCGAGTTCCGTTAAAAGATAAAATAGATGGAATAGAGGTTTATTATCCTAGATATATAGAATTTCCTAAAGGCTATTCTTTTCATAAATCAGGACAAAGAATGTATAAAGGTGTAAAAGAATTGGCTTATGAATTAAATAAAAAATTTAAATTTGATATTATACACTCAAATGTGGCATTACCAGATGGGTATTGTGGAATGTTGCTAAGTCAAAACTTTAACATACCACATGTTATAACTATACATGGACAGGATTTTCAGAACACTATAAATAAAAGTGAAGTGCTAAGAAATAGGGTTTTTGAAGTATTGAATTCCGGGGATCAAATAATAACAGTAAGTACTAAATTAAAAAATATAGTTAAAGATTATTCTGTTTATAAAAAAATTCAAGTTATAAATAATGGAGTAGATATTAATGAAATTATAGAAAATGAATATGTATATAGTGAAGAAATTCCCAATATAGACATATTAAGTGTATCTAATCTCATAAAAACAAAAGGAATTGATATTAACATAAAAGCTATGAGTAAGTTAGTAAAAAAATATCCTAATCTAAAGTATTATATAATTGGAGATGGAGTTGAAAGAGCAAATCTAAACAAACTTGTAGAAAAATATAATTTGCAGAAAAATGTATCTTTCTTAGGTAAGTTGGATCATAAAGATGTTATAAAATATATGAGGAAGTGTAGAATTTTTTCTTTGCCAAGTTGGAAAGAAGGATTTGGGGTGGTTTATGTAGAAGCTATGATTCAAGGTATACCAGTTATAGGAATAAAAGGTGAAGGAATAGAAGATGTAATAAAACATAGAGAAAATGGATTTTTAGTAGAGCCCAATAATGTGGAAAATTTAGTTGATATAATAGATAATTTACTAGTAAATAAAGATATTGCAGATAATATTGGTAAAAATGCTAAAAAAACTATTATAGAAGGATTTACATGGAAACATAATGCACAAAAAACATTTAAATTATATGAAAGTGTTATTAATAAAAGAATATATTGA